The following proteins are encoded in a genomic region of Oncorhynchus kisutch isolate 150728-3 linkage group LG6, Okis_V2, whole genome shotgun sequence:
- the LOC109893236 gene encoding proline-rich protein 15-like protein A: MADPSPGWWKLTFLRKKKSEPKVLYEIPAEYGSNTTPHGGAPGPVEGATEDSQLNARLERIVDKTTTKGRHVKVSHSGRFKEKKKVRATLAETPDLFPGHEPSNENL, from the coding sequence aTGGCTGACCCATCGCCTGGCTGGTGGAAGCTCACCTTCCTACGTAAGAAGAAGTCGGAGCCCAAGGTACTGTACGAGATCCCAGCGGAGTACGGCAGCAATACCACACCCCACGGCGGAGCCCCCGGGCCAGTAGAGGGCGCCACAGAGGACAGCCAGTTGAACGCCCGTCTGGAGAGGATAGTGGATAAGACCACCACCAAGGGACGCCATGTCAAAGTGTCCCACTCAGGACGTTTTAAAGAGAAGAAGAAGGTCAGGGCCACGTTAGCAGAAACCCCCGATCTGTTCCCTGGTCACGAGCCTAGCAACGAGAACCTCTGA